The Cloacibacillus sp. An23 genomic interval GCGAGGCGCGCCTCTTCTATCTCAAATCCGGCCGGGAGCGGAAGGACCACAGCCACGTCTTTCAGCGCGCCGGATTTCGGCGTCACCGTGACCGTCGCGGTGAGAGCCGCGCCGCGTTCGACCGAGCCTTCTACGGCCTTGCCGGAGCGCTCCGCTATGCGCTGGCGCAGCTCTATGCCGTCGTCGCGCTGTTTTATCCCGCCGGTCGGGATGTAGGAGACCGACCACGCCGCGTAAAGGCGCGCTTTACCGGTGTTCCTCGCCGTGTATTCTCCGGCTTTGTCGGAGGTCACGGACGGGGTTTTGGCGTTCACTTTTCCGTCGAAGCCTGCGCAGGAGAGCGCGCCTGACGGCGTTCCGCGGCTCGGGTTCGCGGCGAACCAGCGTCCGAGCGAGGCGACCGCGAAGCCGCCTTCCTGCGTCGTGAGACGCGCGCCGGAGTTTATCTTCTCGATCAGCGCCGATGCCGCCGCCGCGGTTTCCGCTCCCGCCGGCTCAGCGTATGTGCGAGCGAGCAGGCGGAGCGCCTCGTCGCGCAGAGCTGAGTCGAAGTTGTCGCCGCCTCCGGCGCTCTTCGGTGCAGCTGACGGCTTGCCTATCAGCGACATGGCTGACTTTTTGTCGCCCGCCGCCGCGTAGGCCGAGGCGAGCAGCAGACGGCCCGACGGGGCCATCTGCCCGGCGTTCTCGTTGAGGCTTTCCATCCACCCGAGCGGCGCTTCGCCCGCGAGCGCGAGCACGAACGAGGCGTATGCGCGCCTCGTCAGAGTGTCGCGCCACGCTTCGTCGCTTTCGTCGCTAGGCGCGGCGGGCAGCAGCGCGCGCGCGTATTCGACGGCGGAGCGCAGAACGTCGCCGGAGACCTCGTATCCCATGCGGCGCGCCTCGAGCAGGAAGTGCGCCCCGTAGAGGCTCTCCCACGGACGCGACCACGATTCGCCGGAGCGTCGCGGGAAGCCGCCGTCGTAGTTCTGGCGCGCCTCAATCGCGCGTATCGCCGAGGCCGCGGCGCCGCCGTCCGCGAGCGCGGGGTCAAGCCCCTTTACGAGCTCCGGCGCGAATATCCGCGTCCACGCCGCCGAGACGGTCTGCTCGAAACATCCGTAGGGGTACGAGGCGAGCATGCGCGCGACGGACGAAATCGAAAGCTGCGGCATAGCGGATAGCGCCGCCGTCACCTGCGCGAAGTTTTCCGCGCCGTCCCTGCCGGCGCCGGGGAGCGCAAAGCTCCATTTCCCGCCAGGCTCGAGCGTCTTGAATCCGCTCTCCGTCACGCGCGGCGCGGCGGGGCGCACCGGCAGCTCCGTCTCGGAGACCGCGGAGCCGCCGGGCCATTCGGTCGTGAAGCGCACCTTCGCGACGCCCGCGCCCTTCGCCTGGAAGCGCAGCGGAACTGTGACGGAGCCGTTCGGCTCTATCGTAAGCTTCTTATAATCGCGGCATGAGAAATCCATGCTTGCGAGCTTTGATTCGTCGAGGCTCTCCGCCTTTAAGATAACTTCTATGGGTTTACCGGTCATGTTGAAGAGCCTGCACGGCGCTTCAAAAACGTCGCCCGGCGCCGCGAAGCGCGGAAGCGACGGCTCCGTCACGACGTCGCGCGCGATGCGCGTCTCCGTCTCGCCCGCGCCCTCGGCGGAGGGCGTCGCGGCTATCGCCATGACGCGCGCCGTCCCCGAAAATTCCGGCACGTCGAGCGTAACGGAGCATTTTCCGTTTTCGTCCGTCCTCGCGCGCGCCGTCAGGCAGAGCGTGCGGAACCTCTGCGCCTGCACCGGGCTGAGGTTGTTCTGCATCTTCATCATGCGCGACGCCATAGCGGCGTCCATCTCGGCCCCCATGCCGCCGCCCGCCGTGAGCAGCGGCGTGCCGGGCTTCTCGGGCGTGAGCATCGAGCCGTAGAGGTCGTAGGTCTCGACGCCGAGCTGCCTGCGTCCCGTGAAGAACTCCCACGGCGCGGGCGTCTCGTAGCCCGTGAGGCCGAGTACCGTCTCGTCGGTCACCATCAGCGTCACGTCCGCCGCCGCGCCCCTGCCCGCCGCGTCCTTCACGGAGAGCGATATTTTATTTTCGCCGGGCTTCATCTCGGGCACGGGCGCAATCTCGACGGTCAGGCGGCTGTCGGAGTTGTCCACGAGCAGCGGCGCGGCTCCGAAAGCGCGCGGCGGCCTGCCGTCCTTCGAGGCGGGGCGCACGACGTGCGCCGTGATCCACGCGTTCGGCTTCATCTCTTCCGTTACTTTAACGGAGAACTCCGCCGTCTTTCCGCTTATCGCGCGGCACTCCTCCCAGCGCGGCGACGAGGTCGCGACGGAGAGCAGCACCGAGCCCACGAACGGGGATTTTATCTTGATTTTCGCGGTTTCCCCGACCTTGTAGCTCTTTTTGTCGGTCGTCACGGTCACGGCGTCCGGCAGCTCCGTGCCGCCCTCGCCGCCAGCGCCGTAGACGTAGAGGCGCGACGATGCGCGCGACGAGCCGTCCGCCGTTTCCACGCGAAGGAGGTACTGCCCCGGTTCCTTCGGCGTCACCGCGCCTTTGCCCACGCCGTCCGTCAGCTTTATCACGCCTTCGCCGCGCGGAATCAGCTCTTCTTCGACCCTGCGGCTCATGCGCCCTTCGCTCTCAAAGACGACCGCGCGGCGCACCGCGAGGAAGAAGGAATATTTCATCTCCTTCACAGGCGCGGGCGAGCCGTCCGTCTTTACCGCCGCGGCGCGGAAATTCACGGCGCGTCCGGGGGCGGCGTTGTCCGGCATATCTATGCCCGCCATCACCTCCGACGGATACCACGGCACGATGACCGTCTCGTAGGTCCAGCGTCCGCCGTCGTCCATTACGCCAGCGCGCACGGAGAGGCCGAGCATCGACGGGACGCTCCATCCGCCGCACTCGAGCGCGGCGACAGCCTTGCCATCCGCGTCGAGCTCGCCGGAGGCGAAGAGGCGGCTTTCGGGCGAGAACTTCTTTTCTTCGTCGCGGAAGGAGAAGCCCTTCCATTTCTCGTGTTCAAAATTTTTGTCTATAAGCCGCAGCTCCGCCTCCCACGCCATGCCGGACGCCGGGCTTCCGAATGCGTGACGCGCGGATATGTTTATCTCCGTTTTGCCGTTTCCGGTGACGGAGGCCGGTTTCGCCGACGCTTCTACGAACATGCGCGGCGAGGCGAAATCTTCGACGTAGACGCTCTTGTAGCAGAGCGCGCGCTCCGAGCCTGGGACGGACAGTTCGAAGCCCCACGAGCCGGTCTGGGCTTCGGCGGGAAGTTCGAGCTCCGAGGCGAAAACTCCCTCCGCCGTCAGCTTCGCGTCGAGCGTCGTCCAGAGCTTGCCGGGCGACCAGACTTTCATCTTCATCGGGAAGGGCTCGGGCGCTTTGCCGTCCGCGCCGCGGACTATCGCGAAAACCGGGATTTTCTCGCCTGGGCGGAAAATGTCCCTCGGCGTCCAGCAGTAGGCGGAATATCCGCGCTCGACCCACGGCAGGCCGCCCGTGTCGAATTCGTCGTTGCCGCCGAAAAGCCCGCTGAAGAGGTTGATGTACGACGCGTCGCCGTCCTTCTCCGCGACCGCCGTGTATGGCCTGCCGCGCTCGTCGTCCGGCGTGAGCGCTATGCGCGCCGTGCCGTCGGCCCCAGTGACGCCCGTTCCGACCGGCTGGTTGGAATGCGACCAGAGCGTGACCTTCGCGCCCGCTACGGGCTTCGCGGTCGATACGGAGAGCACGCGCGCGACCGCGCCGCTCTCGCCTACCGATACGGTCAGCCCGAGGTCCGTGACGTTTATCATGCGCCGCGCCTCGCTCCACGCTCGGCCCTGCCCCTGCGCTATGACGAGGAAGACGCCGCGCTCGCCGCCGAGCAGCGGGCGCAGGTCGAGCGCGCGCCGCGCCGTCTCGTTCGGGCGGCCTTTAACCGAAAATTCCTTCGCGACGACGTAGCGCGAAAGGTCCGTCGGGTAGTTGTACTCGCCGTAGCCGCCGCGCGCCGCGAGCGGGATGTTGTTGTCGTAGAGCTTCCAGATTATCACGCGCAGCCTGTCGAAATTTACGCTCTCGACCGGCACGCGCATCGAATCCTCGGGAGATATGACGCTGCCCGGCTCGGGGAAGCGCACCGACGGCTCGACGTCGGGGAATATGAAGGCGCGGCTCCACTCAGCCGCGAGGGCGCGCCCCGAAAGCGCGGGGAATCCCTTCTTTATCGTCACCTTCACCCTGTCCTGCGGCCCGAAGCCCTTAGACGCAAGCGCGAAGCCGCCGCCGTAGGGCTCGACCGTGAAATCCTTCTTCGGCGAAATCTCTATGAAAGAGGCCGCCTTCGCGAGATCGACGGGCGCGGTCGTCTCTATTATTATCCGCCCGCCGTCCATGCCGGACTCCGCGCGCGCGCCGCGCAGCTCCATCACGAGCGAGCGCTTCAGCTCGACGCTCACGGCCTTCTCAAGTCCGAGCGGCCCGGCCTCGGAGGGAAGCCCCGCCGCTATCGAAAGGAAAAGCCTTTCCGCGCGCGCCGCGCCGACGGAGAGGCGTATCTTTTTCGAGACCGTCTGCGTCAGCGCGTAGTCGTACGTCCCGCCCTTCTCGTCCTTCACCTCGGCGTAGCCGCGCAGCCGTGAAGGCGAGACCGGCAGCGAGAACTCGAGCTCGAACTCCGTGCGCCCGCTTTGCTGGTCGAAATCCGTCTGCTTCGCGCCGGTGAAGGCGAGCGCCGGAGTGGAGAAGGTGAAGCTCCGCGCGCCGGAGAGCGCTTCGCCGCCCGCCGACGCCAGCGAATCGCGAGCGGTAGCCGTGTAGCGCGTCGCGGGCGCGAGCCGTCCGCCCGACGGCGTAAAGACGAAGGTCGAGCCGTCGCGCCACTCGCCCGCGCCCGCTATCTCCGGCGAAAAGACGAAAGGCGACTCGGACGGCGCGAGTTTCTTTCCGACGGCGTCGTCCGCGACTGCGGCCTCGCTGAAGCGCGCCGTTATCTCGACCGCGCCGCCGGTCTCGCCCTGCGGCGAGAAGGAACGGACGTAAAAGCCGCCCTTCCCGCCGAGCACCGGCGCGGCGAAAAGCGCGAGCGCCGCGAAAACGGCGCACGCCGCGAGAACTCCGCCCGAAAGCAATCTTCTGTGCTCCATAGCTATACCTCCGCAAAAGAGTATTTTTCAAGTTTTCCACCGGCATAAGCATACAACGAAAATGTGGAGATTTTAAGCCCGTCGTGTGCGATTTATGTGAGAATCCGCTCCGCGGCACGTGCCTTACGATTTAAGGGAAACCCGGATAAAAACGAAAAATTCAGCCAGCCGAATGCTCCGGGGCCGCGCCGGGCCCGTGTTATAACATTATAATTTTTTAATATTGGACGCGCCCGCGCGCGTTTGATATAAAAAACGCAAAGCAAATTACAGACATCTCTTTAGGAGGCGTTTTCATTGAACATAGTCGAAAAATTCAGCACGCTCGGCGTAGACAACGCGCCGGGACAGGAAAGCTTGCAGAAAAACGAAGCGCTCGACCTTCGCGGGCCTAAGCTCGAAGGCGCGCCCGTGGACTTCAGCCACGGCGACGTAGACGCGCACAAGCCGACGCCCGGCAGCTTCGAATTCTTCGCCAAAGGCGTCGAAGAGGGCGCGTCGCAGGCCTACACGCCCTACCGCGGCAGAAAAGAGATACTCGAGGACGTGGCGGCGAAACTCTCCGCCTTCTCGGGCGCCGCGATAGACCCCGCGAAAAACCTCATCCTCACGCCCGGCACGCAGGGCGCGCTCTTCCTCGCGATGGGCGCGAACATCATGCCCGGAGACAAAGTCGCCATCGTCGAGCCGGACTACTTCGGCAACCGCAAGATGACCGAGTTCTTCGGCGGCGAACTCGTGCCGGTACTCATGCACTACGAGGACAAAGAAAAAGGCTCGGGCATAGACCTTGCCGCGCTCGAAGAGGCCTTCAAGGGCGGTGTGAAGCTCTTCCTCTTCTCGAACCCCAACAATCCCGCCGGCTGCGTCTACTCTCGCGAAGAAATACTCAAAATCGCAGAACTCGCGAAAAAATACGGCGCGACGCTCATCGTCGACGAGCTCTACTCGCGCCAGGTATATCCGGGCGTCGAGTACACGCACCTTTGCGCGCAGAAGGAGATCCCGGAAAACCTCGTAACGATAATCGGCCCGTCAAAGACCGAGTCGCTCAGCGGCTACCGTCTCGGCGCGGCCTTCGGCACGGCTGAGATAATCGAGCGCATGGAAAAGCTACAGGCCATCATGTCGCTGCGCTGCGGCGGCTACAACCAGGCCGTATTCCGCTGCTGGTTCAGCGAGCCGGAAGGCTGGCTCGCCGCGCGCGTCGCGGAGCACCGGCGCATACGCGACGACATCATGGCGGTGATAAAGAAAGTCCCCGGCGTGACGGCGCGCCCGACCGACGGCGGAAGCTACCTCTTCATCAGCATACCGGAGCTCGACGTGTCGCTCCACCAGTTCATCCGCATCGCGCGCGAGCACGCCGGCGTCACCGTAACGCCCGGCACCGAGTTCGGCCCGCAGTTCCTGCACAGCTTCCGCATCAACTTCTCGCAGGACCACGACAAAGCCGTCGCCGCGATGGAGCGTCTCTTCAAGCTCATGGAGCTTTACAGAAAATGAGCGGAAAGAAAAAAGACCCCGTCCCGCAGGGAAAATATGTCCCTGCTACGCGCTGCGGGAACATGATATTCACGGCCGGCATGACGCCGCGCAAAGACGGCGTGCTCCAGTTCTCCGGCAAGGTGCAGCCCGGCGAGCCGCTTGAAAAATACCGCGAAGCGGCGCGTCTTGCCGCGGCCAACGCTCTTACCGCGGCGCGCAACAGGCTCGAAGAGGGCGAAAAAATAGCGCGCGTCCTCTCGATGACCGTCTACGTCAACGCCGCTGACGGCTTCTCGGCCCACTCGAAAATCGCCGACTTCGCGAGCGAATACCTCTGCGAAGAGCTCGGCGAACCGGGCACCGCCGCGCGCGCCGCGATAGGGATAGCCGGCCTCCCCGGAGAAGCGCCCGTCGAAATACAGCTCGTCTGCATGGCCGGGTAAAAATCCCAAATTTGCGAAACAAAGCGAAAATGCCGCCCGAAGCGAAAACGGGCGGCATTTTCACACGTGTCCGCCCGTCTCGCAGAACACGGCAAAATCCATAAATTTTAGTCGTTTCCGCACGTTCGCCGAGCCGGCGTAAATTCGCGGCGCTTTGCACGATATGTGAAAAAAGTCTCCGCGCACCACAGTTTTCCGTACTTGCCGCCCGTTCGCCGCCGC includes:
- a CDS encoding Ig-like domain-containing alpha-2-macroglobulin family protein, whose translation is MEHRRLLSGGVLAACAVFAALALFAAPVLGGKGGFYVRSFSPQGETGGAVEITARFSEAAVADDAVGKKLAPSESPFVFSPEIAGAGEWRDGSTFVFTPSGGRLAPATRYTATARDSLASAGGEALSGARSFTFSTPALAFTGAKQTDFDQQSGRTEFELEFSLPVSPSRLRGYAEVKDEKGGTYDYALTQTVSKKIRLSVGAARAERLFLSIAAGLPSEAGPLGLEKAVSVELKRSLVMELRGARAESGMDGGRIIIETTAPVDLAKAASFIEISPKKDFTVEPYGGGFALASKGFGPQDRVKVTIKKGFPALSGRALAAEWSRAFIFPDVEPSVRFPEPGSVISPEDSMRVPVESVNFDRLRVIIWKLYDNNIPLAARGGYGEYNYPTDLSRYVVAKEFSVKGRPNETARRALDLRPLLGGERGVFLVIAQGQGRAWSEARRMINVTDLGLTVSVGESGAVARVLSVSTAKPVAGAKVTLWSHSNQPVGTGVTGADGTARIALTPDDERGRPYTAVAEKDGDASYINLFSGLFGGNDEFDTGGLPWVERGYSAYCWTPRDIFRPGEKIPVFAIVRGADGKAPEPFPMKMKVWSPGKLWTTLDAKLTAEGVFASELELPAEAQTGSWGFELSVPGSERALCYKSVYVEDFASPRMFVEASAKPASVTGNGKTEINISARHAFGSPASGMAWEAELRLIDKNFEHEKWKGFSFRDEEKKFSPESRLFASGELDADGKAVAALECGGWSVPSMLGLSVRAGVMDDGGRWTYETVIVPWYPSEVMAGIDMPDNAAPGRAVNFRAAAVKTDGSPAPVKEMKYSFFLAVRRAVVFESEGRMSRRVEEELIPRGEGVIKLTDGVGKGAVTPKEPGQYLLRVETADGSSRASSRLYVYGAGGEGGTELPDAVTVTTDKKSYKVGETAKIKIKSPFVGSVLLSVATSSPRWEECRAISGKTAEFSVKVTEEMKPNAWITAHVVRPASKDGRPPRAFGAAPLLVDNSDSRLTVEIAPVPEMKPGENKISLSVKDAAGRGAAADVTLMVTDETVLGLTGYETPAPWEFFTGRRQLGVETYDLYGSMLTPEKPGTPLLTAGGGMGAEMDAAMASRMMKMQNNLSPVQAQRFRTLCLTARARTDENGKCSVTLDVPEFSGTARVMAIAATPSAEGAGETETRIARDVVTEPSLPRFAAPGDVFEAPCRLFNMTGKPIEVILKAESLDESKLASMDFSCRDYKKLTIEPNGSVTVPLRFQAKGAGVAKVRFTTEWPGGSAVSETELPVRPAAPRVTESGFKTLEPGGKWSFALPGAGRDGAENFAQVTAALSAMPQLSISSVARMLASYPYGCFEQTVSAAWTRIFAPELVKGLDPALADGGAAASAIRAIEARQNYDGGFPRRSGESWSRPWESLYGAHFLLEARRMGYEVSGDVLRSAVEYARALLPAAPSDESDEAWRDTLTRRAYASFVLALAGEAPLGWMESLNENAGQMAPSGRLLLASAYAAAGDKKSAMSLIGKPSAAPKSAGGGDNFDSALRDEALRLLARTYAEPAGAETAAAASALIEKINSGARLTTQEGGFAVASLGRWFAANPSRGTPSGALSCAGFDGKVNAKTPSVTSDKAGEYTARNTGKARLYAAWSVSYIPTGGIKQRDDGIELRQRIAERSGKAVEGSVERGAALTATVTVTPKSGALKDVAVVLPLPAGFEIEEARLAADGEQTPAGVTADERDDRLVLYIDRLEKPLTWRYAMRAVTEGYFAVPQIYAECMYDAGISSVSGGGTIKVNAAK
- a CDS encoding pyridoxal phosphate-dependent aminotransferase, whose protein sequence is MNIVEKFSTLGVDNAPGQESLQKNEALDLRGPKLEGAPVDFSHGDVDAHKPTPGSFEFFAKGVEEGASQAYTPYRGRKEILEDVAAKLSAFSGAAIDPAKNLILTPGTQGALFLAMGANIMPGDKVAIVEPDYFGNRKMTEFFGGELVPVLMHYEDKEKGSGIDLAALEEAFKGGVKLFLFSNPNNPAGCVYSREEILKIAELAKKYGATLIVDELYSRQVYPGVEYTHLCAQKEIPENLVTIIGPSKTESLSGYRLGAAFGTAEIIERMEKLQAIMSLRCGGYNQAVFRCWFSEPEGWLAARVAEHRRIRDDIMAVIKKVPGVTARPTDGGSYLFISIPELDVSLHQFIRIAREHAGVTVTPGTEFGPQFLHSFRINFSQDHDKAVAAMERLFKLMELYRK
- a CDS encoding RidA family protein is translated as MSGKKKDPVPQGKYVPATRCGNMIFTAGMTPRKDGVLQFSGKVQPGEPLEKYREAARLAAANALTAARNRLEEGEKIARVLSMTVYVNAADGFSAHSKIADFASEYLCEELGEPGTAARAAIGIAGLPGEAPVEIQLVCMAG